A section of the Saccopteryx leptura isolate mSacLep1 chromosome 4, mSacLep1_pri_phased_curated, whole genome shotgun sequence genome encodes:
- the ARL11 gene encoding ADP-ribosylation factor-like protein 11 isoform X2, whose product MGSVNSRGQKAKAQVVMMGLDSAGKTTLLYKLKGYQLVETQPTVGFNVETLEALGNVSLTLWDVGGQTQLRASWKDYLEGTDVLVYVLDSTDAARLPEAAAELMDVLDNPHMASIPVLVLANKHESPDALPLLEIRDKLGLERFQGRRWELRACSALTSAGLPEALQSLGSLLKPCGHCLREQEKH is encoded by the coding sequence ATGGGTTCTGTGAATTCCCGAGGCCAGAAGGCGAAAGCCCAGGTGGTGATGATGGGCCTGGACTCGGCGGGCAAGACCACGCTCCTGTACAAACTGAAAGGCTACCAGCTGGTCGAGACCCAGCCCACCGTTGGCTTCAATGTGGAGACTCTCGAAGCCCTGGGGAACGTGTCTCTAACTCTCTGGGATGTCGGGGGGCAGACCCAACTCCGGGCCAGCTGGAAAGACTACCTGGAAGGCACGGACGTCCTCGTGTATGTGCTGGACAGCACAGATGCAGCCCGCCTGCCAGAGGCAGCGGCTGAGCTCATGGATGTCTTGGACAACCCCCACATGGCCAGCATCCCTGTCTTGGTGTTGGCCAACAAGCACGAGTCacctgatgctctgccactgctTGAGATCAGAGACAAGCTGGGCCTGGAGAGGTTCCAAGGCCGCCGCTGGGAGCTCCGGGCCTGCAGCGCCCTGACCAGCGCCGGGCTCCCCGAGGCCCTACAGAGCCTGGGGAGCCTCCTGAAACCCTGCGGCCACTGTCTCCG